The Microcystis aeruginosa NIES-843 sequence AAAAGGCAAGAGGCAAAAGGCAAAAGCTTGATCGAAATGTGTAATTAATTTTGCTTAGGTACTTAACTCCGCCACAACTAGCCACGAAATAAGCTCCCGTCCAAAAATAAGGTTTATTGTCGAAATACTTGGCCGCCAAATTCGGAAATTCCTTTCTAATTAAGCGACTACTAACTGTTTTAAGGTTAGCGATTAATTTGGATAAAGCGATGTCAGGTTTGTCATCAATAATCCGGTGAACGTAATCTGATTCACCGTTGAAATCAAGCAACACGCTTTCCCATTTCGTGAGCGTTGACACAA is a genomic window containing:
- a CDS encoding transposase is translated as MSTLTKWESVLLDFNGESDYVHRIIDDKPDIALSKLIANLKTVSSRLIRKEFPNLAAKYFDNKPYFWTGAYFVASCGGVKYLSKINYTFRSSFCLLPLAFCLS